One region of Triticum aestivum cultivar Chinese Spring chromosome 6B, IWGSC CS RefSeq v2.1, whole genome shotgun sequence genomic DNA includes:
- the LOC123139313 gene encoding putative FBD-associated F-box protein At5g38570 isoform X1: MLEMAAVSDKDPFGDLPDELLWRVLSFLPADDALQTCVLDTRWRDLWRHATSLLFVFDGPTFPRYKRFEQLVKLVIHLRGNSALIRCEIDAYPHDEPEDTFTNTRLLIDYALACKAEELVVRAAVFDVPLSLISRHLRTIHLERVNLYCSDLKFSGCPVLEDLTIQFCNIHARKMSSKSLKRLFIIDCCSLPDIVRLRICAASLISLQLEDFEGLTPFLENMPLLETAHVNLDDGCHDHCRSNRGVCDNIFCGCHTYPVKEGVLLNSLSNAAKLDLIALPKMFLYRWDLKWCPVFGELKTLLLNEWFTAVDLVCILRHSPVLEILTLQLDNTENIVGATGAQETITQSFVCEHLKFVYIECEKVDEGVGLILNILSSCGILHEQISIKEDPHSDSDYSSTDSDSTDSD; encoded by the exons atgcTCGAGATGGCTGCCGTTAGTGACAAAGACCCTTTTGGAGACCTCCCTGACGAGCTCCTATGGCGAGTGCTATCCTTCCTGCCGGCGGACGATGCCCTGCAGACCTGCGTGCTCGACACCCGGTGGCGCGACCTCTGGAGGCACGCGACCAGCCTGCTATTCGTCTTCGATGGGCCAACGTTCCCACGATACAAGCGTTTCGAACAGTTGGTGAAGCTGGTCATCCATCTCCGCGGGAACTCGGCTCTCATCAGGTGCGAGATTGATGCATATCCCCATGATGAGCCGGAGGATACATTCACAAACACCAGGCTGTTGATTGACTACGCTCTGGCATGCAAAGCTGAGGAGCTCGTGGTAAGAGCTGCGGTGTTCGATGTGCCTCTCAGTCTCATCTCTCGACATCTCAGGACCATACACCTTGAACGGGTGAACCTTTACTGCTCTGACCTGAAGTTCTCAGGCTGCCCAGTCTTAGAGGATCTAACAATTCAATTCTGCAATATTCATGCACGCAAGATGTCATCCAAATCACTAAAGCGCCTATTCATCATCGATTGTTGTTCTTTACCTGACATCGTGCGCCTTCGGATTTGTGCCGCGAGTCTCATCTCACTGCAGCTAGAGGATTTTGAAGGCTTGACACCTTTTCTTGAAAACATGCCATTGTTAGAAACTGCCCATGTTAATCTTGACGATGGATGTCATGATCACTGTCGCAGTAATCGGGGGGTTTGTGATAATATTTTCTGTGGTTGTCATACTTATCCTGTCAAGGAGGGGGTGCTTCTCAATAGTTTGTCCAATGCTGCTAAGTTGGACTTGATAGCTTTACCTAAAATG TTTCTGTACAGATGGGATTTGAAATGGTGCCCCGTCTTTGGCGAATTAAAGACTCTGTTACTCAATGAGTGGTTTACGGCTGTTGACCTTGTTTGCATTCTCCGACACTCTCCAGTTCTTGAGATACTCACTCTTCAGCTTGATAACACCGAG AACATTGTAGGAGCAACAGGAGCCCAAGAAACAATAACACAATCATTTGTGTGTGAACACCTAAAGTTCGTTTACATTGAATGTGAAAAGGTTGATGAGGGAGTTGGTTTAATCTTGAATATCTTAAGTTCATGCGGCATACTTCATGAGCAAATTAGCATCAAGGAGGATCCACATTCAGACTCAGATT ATTCATCCACTGATAGCGACTCCACTGATAGTGACTAA
- the LOC123139313 gene encoding putative FBD-associated F-box protein At5g38570 isoform X2 — protein MLEMAAVSDKDPFGDLPDELLWRVLSFLPADDALQTCVLDTRWRDLWRHATSLLFVFDGPTFPRYKRFEQLVKLVIHLRGNSALIRCEIDAYPHDEPEDTFTNTRLLIDYALACKAEELVVRAAVFDVPLSLISRHLRTIHLERVNLYCSDLKFSGCPVLEDLTIQFCNIHARKMSSKSLKRLFIIDCCSLPDIVRLRICAASLISLQLEDFEGLTPFLENMPLLETAHVNLDDGCHDHCRSNRGVCDNIFCGCHTYPVKEGVLLNSLSNAAKLDLIALPKMFLYRWDLKWCPVFGELKTLLLNEWFTAVDLVCILRHSPVLEILTLQLDNTEIHPLIATPLIVTKMSGRS, from the exons atgcTCGAGATGGCTGCCGTTAGTGACAAAGACCCTTTTGGAGACCTCCCTGACGAGCTCCTATGGCGAGTGCTATCCTTCCTGCCGGCGGACGATGCCCTGCAGACCTGCGTGCTCGACACCCGGTGGCGCGACCTCTGGAGGCACGCGACCAGCCTGCTATTCGTCTTCGATGGGCCAACGTTCCCACGATACAAGCGTTTCGAACAGTTGGTGAAGCTGGTCATCCATCTCCGCGGGAACTCGGCTCTCATCAGGTGCGAGATTGATGCATATCCCCATGATGAGCCGGAGGATACATTCACAAACACCAGGCTGTTGATTGACTACGCTCTGGCATGCAAAGCTGAGGAGCTCGTGGTAAGAGCTGCGGTGTTCGATGTGCCTCTCAGTCTCATCTCTCGACATCTCAGGACCATACACCTTGAACGGGTGAACCTTTACTGCTCTGACCTGAAGTTCTCAGGCTGCCCAGTCTTAGAGGATCTAACAATTCAATTCTGCAATATTCATGCACGCAAGATGTCATCCAAATCACTAAAGCGCCTATTCATCATCGATTGTTGTTCTTTACCTGACATCGTGCGCCTTCGGATTTGTGCCGCGAGTCTCATCTCACTGCAGCTAGAGGATTTTGAAGGCTTGACACCTTTTCTTGAAAACATGCCATTGTTAGAAACTGCCCATGTTAATCTTGACGATGGATGTCATGATCACTGTCGCAGTAATCGGGGGGTTTGTGATAATATTTTCTGTGGTTGTCATACTTATCCTGTCAAGGAGGGGGTGCTTCTCAATAGTTTGTCCAATGCTGCTAAGTTGGACTTGATAGCTTTACCTAAAATG TTTCTGTACAGATGGGATTTGAAATGGTGCCCCGTCTTTGGCGAATTAAAGACTCTGTTACTCAATGAGTGGTTTACGGCTGTTGACCTTGTTTGCATTCTCCGACACTCTCCAGTTCTTGAGATACTCACTCTTCAGCTTGATAACACCGAG ATTCATCCACTGATAGCGACTCCACTGATAGTGACTAAGATGAGTGGTCGGTCATGA